In a single window of the Anaerotruncus rubiinfantis genome:
- a CDS encoding PBSX family phage terminase large subunit — MPEFSRFSKKQLAAMTWWHPQSPHHGRGAIICDGAVRSGKTLCLSIGFTVWAMSCFSGQDFALCGKTAGGLRRNLITPLLSCLPALGYACSDRRSRGYLEISYGRRMNRFYLFGGRDESSAALIQGVTLAGVLLDEVALMPRSFVEQALARCSTEGARFWFSCNPEYPQHWFYREWIQKAAEKNALYLHFTMRDNPSLSPAVLQRYENLYAGAFYERFVLGKWVAAQGAVYPMFDKSAHVVKKAPVCGRFFISCDYGTVNPASFGLWGEHAGVWYRLAEYYHDSRVTGELRTDEEYHQALMELAGGRKIEAVIVDPSAASFLACIRRHGVFRAIPAKNEVADGIRMVSSLLKEQKLLFCAGCRDTIREFSLYRWDNRAGKDQPFKEHDHAMDDIRYFVMTALVKDTCPFFAASVSRADGLRGHSDGFFG, encoded by the coding sequence ATGCCTGAGTTTTCCCGTTTCTCAAAAAAACAGCTCGCCGCGATGACCTGGTGGCATCCCCAAAGCCCGCATCATGGCCGCGGCGCAATTATCTGCGACGGCGCCGTGCGTTCGGGCAAGACGCTCTGCCTTTCCATTGGGTTTACCGTGTGGGCGATGTCCTGCTTTTCCGGACAGGATTTCGCACTCTGCGGCAAGACGGCCGGCGGGCTGCGCAGAAATCTGATCACGCCGTTGCTTTCCTGCCTGCCTGCGCTTGGCTATGCCTGCAGCGACCGGCGTTCGCGCGGATATCTCGAAATCTCATACGGCAGGCGCATGAACCGCTTTTACCTGTTTGGCGGGCGCGACGAAAGCAGCGCGGCGCTCATCCAGGGGGTGACCCTCGCGGGCGTGCTGCTCGATGAGGTGGCGCTCATGCCGCGCTCGTTTGTCGAGCAGGCGCTGGCCCGCTGTTCGACGGAAGGCGCGCGGTTCTGGTTTTCCTGCAACCCGGAGTATCCGCAGCACTGGTTCTATCGCGAGTGGATTCAAAAGGCGGCGGAGAAGAACGCCCTTTACCTGCATTTCACTATGCGTGACAATCCGTCGCTTTCCCCTGCCGTCCTGCAGCGGTACGAAAATCTTTACGCGGGCGCCTTCTACGAACGGTTCGTATTGGGGAAATGGGTGGCAGCCCAAGGCGCTGTTTACCCGATGTTTGACAAAAGTGCGCATGTGGTAAAAAAAGCACCCGTCTGCGGACGTTTTTTCATCTCCTGCGACTACGGGACGGTCAATCCGGCTTCGTTTGGACTGTGGGGGGAGCATGCGGGGGTTTGGTACCGGCTCGCGGAATATTACCACGACTCCCGCGTGACAGGTGAACTGCGTACCGATGAGGAATACCATCAAGCGCTTATGGAACTTGCGGGGGGCCGGAAGATCGAAGCGGTGATCGTTGACCCGTCGGCGGCGAGTTTTCTCGCGTGTATCAGGCGGCACGGTGTCTTTCGGGCAATCCCGGCGAAAAATGAGGTGGCGGACGGCATCCGTATGGTGAGTAGCCTGCTGAAGGAACAGAAGCTCCTTTTCTGCGCGGGGTGTCGGGACACAATCCGGGAATTTTCCCTCTACCGCTGGGACAACAGGGCGGGAAAGGATCAGCCGTTCAAAGAACACGACCATGCGATGGATGATATCCGGTATTTTGTGATGACCGCGCTCGTAAAGGACACATGCCCGTTTTTCGCCGCTTCGGTCAGCCGGGCGGATGGGCTACGCGGACATTCCGATGGGTTCTTTGGATGA
- a CDS encoding serine/threonine protein phosphatase: MKIWNLLRHREPAVSVQTAREGVNVWNDTLLLYGRDCAVYDGLRRSIPIIDAAIDKICRLVGGCAPVCENRKAQAELETFFREVQVGASSRGMESFLRCYLDSLLTYGNAVGEVVLSADGESVAGLYNAPIENVCFQNAASPFDLKLCAMKNSLTPVPVPYPELIVHTALSPRAGQVLGTSILDGLPFVSDILMKIYASMGQNFERIANLRYAVTYKPGASSVDRAYAREIAENIATEWADAMNESKRGRIKDFVAVGDVDIKVIGADNQMIGTEVPVRQMLEQIVAKLGIPPFLLGLSWSTTERMSTQQADILTSELESYRRLLTPVLVKICRIFLRVRGYSCDTDIVWDNINLQDELELANARLTGLEADKLAFELKTLEGKK, translated from the coding sequence ATGAAAATTTGGAACCTATTGCGGCACAGAGAACCGGCGGTGAGCGTGCAGACCGCACGGGAAGGGGTGAACGTGTGGAACGATACACTTTTGCTCTATGGCCGCGACTGTGCGGTTTACGACGGACTGCGCCGCTCGATTCCCATCATTGACGCGGCCATCGACAAAATTTGCCGGCTGGTGGGCGGCTGCGCGCCTGTCTGCGAAAACCGAAAGGCACAGGCGGAACTCGAAACCTTTTTCCGGGAGGTACAGGTGGGCGCTTCCTCCCGTGGGATGGAAAGCTTTCTGCGCTGTTATCTCGACAGCCTGCTCACCTATGGGAATGCGGTGGGAGAAGTGGTGCTTTCCGCCGATGGAGAATCCGTCGCAGGACTCTATAATGCTCCGATCGAGAATGTCTGTTTTCAGAATGCCGCCTCGCCGTTTGATCTGAAGCTTTGCGCCATGAAAAACAGCCTGACGCCAGTCCCGGTCCCGTATCCGGAACTGATCGTCCACACAGCGCTTTCGCCGCGCGCGGGGCAAGTGCTTGGGACTTCCATCCTGGATGGGCTGCCGTTTGTATCGGACATTCTGATGAAGATCTATGCTTCAATGGGGCAGAATTTCGAACGAATCGCCAACCTGCGTTATGCGGTGACCTACAAGCCGGGCGCTTCCAGTGTTGACCGGGCGTATGCCCGGGAGATCGCGGAAAACATCGCAACTGAATGGGCCGACGCGATGAATGAGAGCAAGCGGGGCCGAATCAAAGATTTTGTCGCAGTGGGCGACGTCGATATCAAGGTGATCGGCGCGGACAACCAGATGATCGGCACCGAAGTCCCGGTACGGCAGATGCTTGAACAGATCGTTGCAAAGCTTGGCATCCCACCGTTCCTTCTGGGGCTCAGCTGGTCGACAACCGAACGCATGAGTACGCAGCAGGCTGACATCCTCACCAGCGAACTGGAAAGTTACCGTCGGCTGCTCACGCCTGTGCTCGTGAAGATCTGCCGGATTTTCCTGCGGGTGCGCGGGTACAGCTGCGATACGGATATTGTGTGGGACAATATCAACCTGCAGGATGAACTGGAACTGGCGAACGCGCGTCTGACCGGTCTGGAAGCCGATAAGCTCGCGTTTGAACTCAAAACACTGGAGGGAAAAAAATGA
- a CDS encoding phage major capsid protein → MGNYQNLKLDKAMYKGELPFSAQLERLDPSVNYTGGALAGLDAFQRQLKRFDIKVSGSASDPLSKFFSTSDSAALFPEYVMRAVMQGADETELINAVIASKTVINSLDYRTITTTTGHDIAAKVVAEGAEIPETVIKLKDNLVKLKKRGRMLVASYEAVKFQRIDLFTITLKQIGAYITRAQFADAVDVLINGDGADNGNAASAIQTAGAGTLAYSDLVNLWSQFEDFTMNTLLVSPDMMQKMLAIEELRDPVAGLNFSGSGTIGTPFGANVIKSKSVPEGTIVGLDKNFALEMVTAGDITVDYDKLINSQLERAAVTSIAGFAKIFPDAAKVLTLKASA, encoded by the coding sequence ATGGGGAACTATCAGAATCTGAAACTCGACAAAGCGATGTACAAGGGGGAGCTGCCATTTTCGGCACAGCTCGAACGGCTCGATCCGTCCGTAAACTATACGGGCGGCGCGCTTGCCGGGCTCGACGCTTTCCAGCGCCAGCTCAAGCGCTTTGACATCAAGGTGAGCGGAAGCGCAAGCGATCCCCTCTCCAAATTCTTTTCCACCTCTGATTCGGCGGCGCTTTTCCCGGAGTATGTCATGCGCGCGGTTATGCAGGGCGCGGACGAGACCGAACTGATCAATGCGGTTATCGCATCCAAAACCGTCATCAATTCGCTCGATTACCGCACCATCACAACCACCACAGGACACGACATCGCCGCAAAGGTCGTCGCGGAAGGCGCGGAGATTCCAGAGACGGTGATCAAGCTGAAGGACAACCTTGTCAAGCTCAAAAAGCGGGGCCGGATGCTGGTCGCTTCATATGAAGCGGTCAAGTTCCAGCGGATCGACCTGTTCACCATCACCCTCAAACAGATCGGTGCGTACATTACCCGCGCTCAATTCGCAGACGCGGTGGATGTGCTCATCAATGGTGACGGAGCGGACAACGGAAACGCCGCGTCCGCGATCCAAACCGCGGGTGCCGGAACCCTTGCGTACAGCGACCTTGTGAATCTGTGGAGCCAGTTCGAGGACTTCACGATGAATACTCTGCTTGTTTCACCTGATATGATGCAGAAAATGCTTGCCATCGAGGAACTGCGCGATCCGGTCGCCGGGCTCAACTTCTCGGGCAGCGGCACGATCGGAACCCCGTTCGGCGCGAATGTCATCAAGTCCAAATCGGTTCCGGAAGGAACCATTGTCGGTCTTGACAAGAACTTTGCGCTGGAGATGGTTACCGCGGGGGACATCACCGTCGATTATGACAAGCTGATCAATTCCCAACTGGAACGGGCAGCAGTTACTTCAATCGCGGGTTTTGCGAAGATCTTCCCGGACGCCGCCAAGGTACTCACATTGAAAGCATCCGCGTAA
- a CDS encoding phage tail sheath C-terminal domain-containing protein, producing the protein MIHIPTTMRPGVFTDLRVHAAAACGMYRGIAAVARTVSGEPGEATLVRDPAQAAVFGTDSALYEMIKALLEAGASQIYAIPAGEDYTAAFAAAERLPVYLLVCDGGADVLAAHISACCENGRERIGLLAVSDPTAAAAAAGTLNHPHIAVICDGGDDTHVTAAAFAAAVARFGASGSLNGLPVRSVGGSGGTLTAAQAEMLLAAGAIPFEVCGGEAVCVRAVTSCTKDADGEPDATFRDLSTVLAVDEVLDTVRRAVKARLRGCKNNAATRESIASQITVELEAMRARGILDSYRPPVVAAHPQDSAVCVATLGIRVAPEISQIVLRAEITV; encoded by the coding sequence ATGATCCATATTCCTACCACCATGCGGCCGGGTGTTTTTACCGACTTGCGGGTGCATGCGGCTGCCGCCTGCGGCATGTATCGCGGGATTGCCGCTGTAGCGCGGACCGTGTCCGGCGAACCCGGGGAAGCGACCCTGGTGCGCGATCCCGCGCAGGCCGCTGTTTTCGGAACGGACAGCGCGCTTTATGAAATGATTAAGGCCTTATTGGAAGCGGGCGCTTCACAGATTTATGCCATTCCCGCCGGAGAGGACTATACCGCGGCGTTTGCCGCTGCGGAAAGGCTGCCGGTTTATCTGCTCGTCTGTGATGGAGGGGCGGATGTACTTGCGGCACATATTTCCGCCTGCTGTGAAAACGGCAGAGAACGGATTGGCCTGCTGGCTGTGTCCGATCCGACCGCAGCTGCCGCTGCGGCCGGGACGCTCAACCACCCGCACATCGCAGTGATTTGCGACGGCGGGGACGATACCCATGTGACCGCGGCGGCGTTCGCGGCGGCGGTGGCGCGCTTTGGCGCGTCCGGCAGCCTCAATGGGCTGCCGGTACGTTCCGTCGGGGGATCCGGCGGAACGCTCACCGCCGCCCAGGCGGAGATGCTGCTCGCGGCAGGAGCGATCCCATTTGAGGTGTGCGGTGGGGAGGCGGTTTGCGTCCGCGCGGTCACCAGCTGTACCAAAGATGCGGATGGTGAGCCGGATGCGACCTTCCGGGACCTTTCGACCGTGCTCGCGGTGGACGAGGTGCTCGACACGGTGCGCCGGGCGGTCAAGGCCCGCCTGCGCGGATGCAAGAACAATGCCGCCACGCGGGAAAGCATCGCTTCGCAAATCACCGTTGAGCTGGAAGCGATGCGCGCGCGCGGGATACTCGACAGTTACCGGCCGCCTGTGGTGGCCGCGCATCCGCAGGACAGCGCGGTCTGTGTGGCGACACTTGGCATCCGGGTCGCGCCGGAGATCAGCCAGATCGTCCTGCGTGCTGAAATCACTGTGTAA